The following proteins are encoded in a genomic region of Coffea eugenioides isolate CCC68of unplaced genomic scaffold, Ceug_1.0 ScVebR1_1927;HRSCAF=2864, whole genome shotgun sequence:
- the LOC113756062 gene encoding dirigent protein 2-like: MAKGSALASIQISLVLLLAIFVCSEADLLGPYGCCRGKETNTTVYLQVFTGGPKTTSVAVAGAPGMPRTPTNFGTIIVNDANMTQGISNNSPTIGRAQGIYIASSRDGSSSLGIFSLIFSNPQYNGSTLEFDGPGYNLQVGGTAREVPIVGGTKTFRLARGYGYFQTVLQNPAQNKTVIRGDITVIQCPGGGKV; the protein is encoded by the coding sequence ATGGCAAAAGGTTCAGCTTTAGCATCCATCCAAATTTCCCTTGTGCTATTACTAGCAATCTTTGTTTGTTCAGAAGCTGATCTTCTTGGACCTTACGGTTGCTGCCGTGGAAAGGAAACAAATACTACTGTGTACCTTCAAGTGTTTACGGGCGGACCAAAAACCACCAGTGTTGCAGTTGCCGGCGCCCCTGGTATGCCGAGAACTCCCACCAATTTTGGAACCATTATTGTTAATGATGCTAACATGACACAAGGCATCAGCAACAATTCTCCAACTATTGGTCGGGCCCAAGGCATTTATATAGCTTCATCCCGTGATGGATCAAGCTCACTGGGCAtattttccctcattttctccAACCCCCAATACAACGGGAGCACATTGGAATTCGACGGACCAGGATATAACTTACAAGTAGGTGGTACGGCGAGAGAAGTTCCAATAGTTGGTGGCACCAAAACGTTTAGGCTTGCTCGGGGATATGGATATTTTCAGACAGTTCTGCAAAATCCGGCACAGAATAAAACGGTTATAAGGGGCGATATTACCGTAATCCAATGCCCAGGAGGAGGGAAAGTTTGA
- the LOC113756063 gene encoding dirigent protein 2-like: protein MAKGSALASIQISLVLLLAIFVCSEADLLGPYGCCRGKETNTTVYLQVFTGGPKTTSVAVAGAPGMPRTPTNFGTIIVNDANMTQGISNNSPTIGRAQGIYIASSRDGSSSLGIFSLIFSNPQYNGSTLEFDGPGYNLQVGGTAREVPIVGGTKTFRLARGYGYFQTVLQNPAQNKTVIRGDITVIQCPGGGKV, encoded by the coding sequence ATGGCAAAAGGTTCAGCTTTAGCATCCATCCAAATTTCCCTTGTGCTATTACTAGCAATCTTTGTTTGTTCAGAAGCTGATCTTCTTGGACCTTACGGTTGCTGCCGTGGAAAGGAAACAAATACTACTGTGTACCTTCAAGTGTTTACGGGCGGACCAAAAACCACCAGTGTTGCAGTTGCCGGCGCCCCTGGTATGCCGAGAACTCCCACCAATTTTGGAACCATTATTGTTAATGATGCTAACATGACACAAGGCATCAGCAACAATTCTCCAACTATTGGTCGGGCCCAAGGCATTTATATAGCTTCATCCCGTGATGGATCAAGCTCACTGGGcatattttctctcattttctccAACCCCCAATACAACGGGAGCACATTGGAATTCGACGGACCAGGATATAACTTACAAGTAGGTGGTACGGCGAGAGAAGTTCCAATAGTTGGTGGCACCAAAACGTTTAGGCTTGCTCGGGGATATGGATATTTTCAGACAGTTCTGCAAAATCCGGCACAGAATAAAACGGTTATAAGGGGCGATATTACCGTAATCCAATGCCCAGGAGGAGGGAAAGTTTGA